In Spirosoma pollinicola, the genomic window ACAGGCCGTTCTGATGAAGTAGTTTCTGCCCCATACGGGGTTCGTTCTCTTTCCATAAGGTTACGGCCCGCATGGCCATGTCAACGTAAATCGGGTCGCTGTAATAGGCACGAATTAGCCGGGTTTCGCCACCCGAACTGGCCTGACTATTACCAGCCCCGAACTGATCGATGAGTGTTACTTTGTAGCCTTGGCGCAGCAGATGCAAGGCTGTCCAGCCACCAAACGCACCAGCTCCAACAACAATGATCTTCCCTTTTTTGACGGGTGCTTTGATGAACGCAGCGGACGATTGCGCGGGTTTAAATAAGGTCGTACCAAAAGCAGTTAGGGCTGTAGCCTGAAGGCTGGATTTTAGTAGTTGGCGCCTGTTTATATGGGTTGTGTCTCGGTCGTTTTGAGATTCAGTTGGCATGGTCTTGATAAGTTGGTTGGAAGAATTAGAGTAGCCTCACGGCAGCGGCCCTCACCCCAACCCCTCTCCCAAAACGGGAGAGGGACTTTTTGTCGGTGACTTCGTAACCTGTGGCCTGTAGTTTCGTCTACTGTTGTAAAAAGTATATCTATGAAACGGGCTTCGAGTACACCCTCTATGAAAGAACTTCGTCGGGAACTTCGACAGAAACAGACAAAAGCGGAAGAAGTACTGTGGGCAGAACTACGCGGACGACGATTGATAAATGTAAAATTCCGTCGTCAACACAGTTTTGGGCATTTCATAGTTGATTTTTACTGCTTCGACTTTAAGCTTGTTATCGAAATTGATGGTGCCGTTCACAACACTAGAGAAGCTCGTATCAGTGACGCAGAGCGCGAAGTGGTTCTTTGTGACCTAGGCTTAACGGTAATGCGTTTTACAAATAACGATGTACTGAACAGGCTGGATAACGTCCTTCAAAAGATTCAAGAGAATCTACAGTAAAAGCCCCTCTCCCGTTTTGGGAGAGGGGTTGGGGTGAGGGTACTAATCACACCGCATCCGACAAACTCGTAAACGTAAATTCCCGAATCTTCATGGCTGGAATCAGGTAGTTCGTGAAGGAGCCTTCTGTGCTCACAACCCGTTCTACTTTCCCGAGCGTTTCCAGATTGTTGAGCATGATAACCGGGCTTTCGTTGAACCGGAAATTCTTGACTGGGTGCTTTATTTTACCGTTCTCAATGTAAAATGTCCCATCGCGGGTTAGTCCCGTAACCAGTAGCGACTGTGGGTCGACCGAGCGGATGTACCAGAACTTGGTAACCAGAATGCCGCGCTGAGTGCTTTTGATGAGTTCGTCGAGCGAAGCTGTTCCGCCTACCATCATCACATTCGTTGGGGCAGGAACAGCTTTTACGCCTTTCTTTTGCGCCCAGTAGCGAGAATATGACAGGTTTTTGACAACGCCTTTCTCAATCCAGTTTATTTTCTCCTGCGCTCGTCCGTCGGCAGCCCAGGGCGATGCGGGTAGTTCTGGATTGGTGGGGTCAGAGTAGATCGTTACCCGCTCGTCCATGAGTTGCTCGCCGAGTTTCGTTTTGCCGCCGGGTTTGCTCAGGAAGGAGCGGCCTTCATCGGCGCTACGGGCATCCAGACTACGAAAGAGGTGTTCGAGCAAAACAGCAGCCGCCAATGGTTCGAGAATAACGGTGTACTTGCCCGGCTCTATGGCCCGTGCACCGACCGAACCAAGTGCTTTTTGGAGCGCAATCTGTGTAGCCGATGCGGTATTTAATTTGGGGAAATCACTCACGCCCTGAGCTGAAAAGCCCGAACCTGTTCCGTTTTCGGTACGGATCGTTGCGCTGAAATTGACCTTTGTGCTGGGATAATACGCGAATAAACCTTTGGTGTTCATCATGGCCGAATAGCTGACCCTGTCTTCCAAATAACCAGCCACGGTCTGTTTCTCCGAACGGGCAATTTGTATACTCTGGCCGACTGCTTTGGCACGAGCTTCTGCCGAAAGGGTTGCCGTAGCATCGAAGAAGCCACTTGCTGGTACGTATTTTTGTGGTCCCAGTACGCCCATGTATTCCGGATTTTCGGGAGCCAGCCGGGCGATTTCTTCCGACCGACGAACGACTTTTTCCAGCGACGCATCGTCCAGTTCGTCGATGGTCGCAACGCCTACTTTTTTGCCATAAGCTGATTGAACCGACAGTGTTTTATAGACTTTGGAACCGCATGTGGAGACTTTATTGAGGGCGTATCGAATATTACTCCATTCTTCGCCCTCTAAATGCACTTCGCATTCGTCGGCTTTCGAGTAGGTTAATGCCTTTTGTAAGAGCGCTTTGGCGTCGGCTTCGGGTAGAATAACAGACATGGCTATTAAATTTTACGACCTGTATTGATCACATTTACCCCGTTGAAGCGGGCTGTTGCGCTGCCGTGCGATACGGCATTGATCTGAATTGGCTGCCCTTTTCCGTCGAAAAACGACCCGCCTAGTCGGTAATCACGCTCGTCGCAGACTTTCACGCAGGAGTTCCAGAATTCCTGTGTATTCGACTGGTAGGCTACATCTTTCAGCATGCCGATGATTTGCCCGTCCTTGATTTCGTAGAACAGCTGCCCGCCAAACTGGAAGTTATAGCGTTGCTGGTCAATGGAGTAGGAGCCATCGCCAATAATATAAATACCCTTCTTGACGTCTTTAATCAGTTCATCGACCGATAACCTTTCTTTCCCGGCAGCCAGTGAAACATTGGCCATACGCTGAAACTGAACCGAACCCCAATTGTCGGCATAACAGCAGCCTTGCGATTCGTTCTCGCCTAAAATGTGAACCTGATCACGGATGGTCTGATAGTTGACCAGAGTGCCATCTTTAACCAGATCCCAGCGTTTGGTTTGAACGCCTTCATCGTCGTAACCAACAGCCCCCAATGAGCCGACCTGTGTTTTATCGGCGAAGAGGTTGACCTGTTTACTTCCGTAATTAAAGCTTTTGGATTTCCATTTGTCGAGCGTGGCGAAACTTGTTCCGGCGAAGTTGGCTTCGTAGCCCAACACCCGGTCCAGTTCCAGCGGGTGCCCAACCGACTCGTGAATGGTAAGCCAGGTGTGCGATGGGTCGAGAACCAGATCGTATTTACCCGCTTCAACGGATTTGGCGGTAAGCTTTTGTTTGGCCTGTTTTGCGGCCGCTACGACATCTTCCAGCATATCGTAGCCTCGGTTATAGCGAGTCGTAATGCCCGGTATTTTGTCGGCTGGATTAACTTGCAGGTATTCGTAGCCCATGCCAACCGGTGCACTCAAGGCGTCTCTTGTTTCAAACTTGCCGCTCCTGGGGTCAATAACGGTTACTGTAAAACCCGGCCAGAGCCGGTGTATATACTGATCGATATACGAGCCATCTGTCGATGCGAAGTACTTCTGCTCGTTGACAAGAAATAACTGCGAGTTTACAAAGTTGGCTCCGTTCTTCATGGCTGCTCCGTTGACGGCCATCAGCAAGTCAACTTTCTCTTTGATGGGTACATTGAAAGCGTTTTTCTGAATCGGCGTTTTCCAGCTTGTTTCCCCAAAGCCCTTTTGAGGTGCCAGTTGAACCGGTTCCTGCGATAGCATGGCATTCGCTTTAGCCATAGCTACAGCTTTTTCGGCGGCTTTGGCCAGTTCGGCTTCGGTCTTTGCATCGCCTATTGCAGCAAAGCCCCAGCACCCATTCGCAATAACACGAACGCCTACGCCATACGACTCGACGTTGGAAATGCCCTCGACTTTATCTTCACGGGTTATTACAAATTGATTGAGGTACCGGCCAATACG contains:
- a CDS encoding TldD/PmbA family protein, which translates into the protein MSVILPEADAKALLQKALTYSKADECEVHLEGEEWSNIRYALNKVSTCGSKVYKTLSVQSAYGKKVGVATIDELDDASLEKVVRRSEEIARLAPENPEYMGVLGPQKYVPASGFFDATATLSAEARAKAVGQSIQIARSEKQTVAGYLEDRVSYSAMMNTKGLFAYYPSTKVNFSATIRTENGTGSGFSAQGVSDFPKLNTASATQIALQKALGSVGARAIEPGKYTVILEPLAAAVLLEHLFRSLDARSADEGRSFLSKPGGKTKLGEQLMDERVTIYSDPTNPELPASPWAADGRAQEKINWIEKGVVKNLSYSRYWAQKKGVKAVPAPTNVMMVGGTASLDELIKSTQRGILVTKFWYIRSVDPQSLLVTGLTRDGTFYIENGKIKHPVKNFRFNESPVIMLNNLETLGKVERVVSTEGSFTNYLIPAMKIREFTFTSLSDAV
- a CDS encoding TldD/PmbA family protein; amino-acid sequence: MDRRDFMYATGKGVSALTLAQIPVFGRPVSAEALLEPGLDVSVKKRLADAALNAAKAKGASYADVRIGRYLNQFVITREDKVEGISNVESYGVGVRVIANGCWGFAAIGDAKTEAELAKAAEKAVAMAKANAMLSQEPVQLAPQKGFGETSWKTPIQKNAFNVPIKEKVDLLMAVNGAAMKNGANFVNSQLFLVNEQKYFASTDGSYIDQYIHRLWPGFTVTVIDPRSGKFETRDALSAPVGMGYEYLQVNPADKIPGITTRYNRGYDMLEDVVAAAKQAKQKLTAKSVEAGKYDLVLDPSHTWLTIHESVGHPLELDRVLGYEANFAGTSFATLDKWKSKSFNYGSKQVNLFADKTQVGSLGAVGYDDEGVQTKRWDLVKDGTLVNYQTIRDQVHILGENESQGCCYADNWGSVQFQRMANVSLAAGKERLSVDELIKDVKKGIYIIGDGSYSIDQQRYNFQFGGQLFYEIKDGQIIGMLKDVAYQSNTQEFWNSCVKVCDERDYRLGGSFFDGKGQPIQINAVSHGSATARFNGVNVINTGRKI
- a CDS encoding endonuclease domain-containing protein: MKELRRELRQKQTKAEEVLWAELRGRRLINVKFRRQHSFGHFIVDFYCFDFKLVIEIDGAVHNTREARISDAEREVVLCDLGLTVMRFTNNDVLNRLDNVLQKIQENLQ